In a genomic window of Flavobacterium lipolyticum:
- a CDS encoding TonB-dependent receptor, which translates to MKKLILALILGFTGILSAQNSVSGTVIDLQNKPLAGVSVYAAELHKGTTTDENGKYEFKNLPNGSFRISFTIIGYTTQSKTISKLLKENTLDITLTESVFEMDEVVVSTPFNKLQSQNVMKVEHESIKTLQQKGTSTLIEGLATIPGVSQISTGTSIGKPVIRGLSGNRVLVYSQGVRIENQQFGDEHGLGLNDAGIESVEVIKGPASLLYGSDALGGVLYFNPEKFADANTFKANFSQKYFTNTQGSNSSIGLKTSTDNWKFLARGSFNTHSDYKIADGDRVTNTRYNETDFKTGVGYSNSSFSSVLRYNYNKLDIGIPEEGIAEQSSSKNTMFPRQGIFNHLLSLNNVIFFQNSKLDVDLGYIANDRSEFEDSNVAALHMKLNTFNYNAKYHFPKFGKIETIVGVQGMHQTNKNSGEEYLIPDATTNDFGAFGTANYEWNNNVLQAGLRFDNRKVTSEAHGTEGEEGYFLPLDRSFDSFNASLGYKTKLAEPLTLRLNVATGFRAPNLAELTSNGVHEGTNRYEVGNATLKNEQNVQTDLNLEYKNTHFEFFINGFYNHVNNYIYTSPTGEVRDNNDVFAYIQNDAKLYGGEAGLHFHPHPLDWLHFETSFETVTGKKQNNDYLPLIPANNWNNTLRTEFKIKNWFEEGYASLNVSSTFSQNNVSGFETASKGYTLVNLGFGGTVKLGKHAFDVNLNGNNLLDKKYIAHLSRLKTDGIPNIGRNIVLGVNFNL; encoded by the coding sequence ATGAAAAAACTAATATTGGCCCTTATTTTAGGGTTTACGGGCATTCTTTCTGCTCAAAATTCGGTATCGGGAACTGTTATCGACCTTCAAAACAAACCCTTAGCCGGCGTATCTGTTTATGCAGCTGAACTACACAAAGGAACAACAACAGATGAAAACGGAAAATACGAATTTAAGAATCTTCCAAACGGAAGTTTCCGAATTTCCTTCACTATTATAGGTTACACTACGCAAAGCAAGACCATTTCTAAACTATTAAAAGAAAACACTTTAGACATTACACTTACGGAATCTGTTTTTGAAATGGATGAAGTAGTGGTTTCAACTCCTTTCAACAAATTGCAATCGCAAAACGTAATGAAAGTAGAACATGAAAGCATTAAAACCTTACAGCAAAAAGGAACTTCAACTTTAATCGAAGGTCTGGCAACTATTCCGGGGGTTTCTCAAATTTCTACCGGAACTTCTATTGGAAAACCGGTTATTAGAGGTTTAAGCGGAAATCGTGTTTTAGTATACTCACAAGGAGTTCGTATCGAAAATCAACAATTTGGAGACGAACATGGTCTGGGACTTAACGATGCCGGAATAGAAAGTGTCGAAGTAATCAAAGGGCCGGCTTCTTTATTATACGGATCTGATGCTTTAGGCGGTGTTTTGTATTTTAATCCTGAAAAATTTGCCGATGCGAATACCTTCAAAGCTAATTTTAGTCAAAAATATTTCACCAATACACAGGGAAGTAATTCTTCTATTGGCTTAAAAACTTCAACAGACAACTGGAAATTCTTAGCCAGAGGAAGCTTTAATACTCATTCTGATTACAAAATTGCCGACGGTGATCGTGTAACTAATACCCGCTATAATGAAACCGATTTTAAAACCGGAGTTGGATATAGCAACTCTAGTTTCTCAAGTGTTTTGCGTTACAATTACAACAAGCTCGACATTGGTATTCCCGAAGAAGGAATCGCAGAGCAGTCATCAAGCAAAAATACGATGTTCCCAAGACAAGGAATCTTCAACCATTTATTGAGTTTGAACAATGTGATCTTTTTTCAAAACTCTAAACTGGATGTTGATTTAGGCTACATTGCGAATGACAGAAGTGAATTTGAAGACAGTAATGTTGCTGCACTTCATATGAAACTGAATACTTTTAATTACAATGCCAAATATCATTTTCCAAAATTCGGTAAAATTGAAACGATTGTTGGGGTTCAGGGAATGCATCAGACTAATAAAAATTCCGGGGAAGAATATTTAATTCCGGATGCAACCACAAATGACTTTGGTGCTTTTGGAACTGCAAATTACGAATGGAACAATAATGTTTTACAAGCCGGATTACGTTTTGACAATCGAAAAGTAACTTCTGAAGCCCACGGTACCGAAGGTGAAGAAGGTTATTTTCTGCCTTTAGACCGTTCCTTTGACAGTTTTAATGCTTCTTTGGGATATAAAACCAAACTTGCAGAACCTTTAACACTGAGACTGAATGTAGCAACAGGTTTCAGAGCGCCAAACTTAGCCGAGCTTACTTCAAACGGGGTTCACGAAGGAACAAACCGTTATGAAGTTGGAAATGCTACTTTAAAAAACGAGCAAAACGTTCAAACCGATTTAAACTTAGAATATAAAAACACCCATTTTGAGTTTTTCATCAACGGATTTTACAATCATGTAAACAACTACATTTATACTTCACCAACAGGCGAAGTACGTGATAACAACGATGTTTTTGCTTATATTCAGAATGACGCCAAATTATACGGAGGTGAAGCAGGTTTACACTTTCACCCTCATCCGCTGGACTGGCTGCATTTTGAAACCAGTTTTGAAACGGTAACCGGTAAAAAACAAAACAATGATTACCTGCCTTTAATTCCTGCTAATAACTGGAATAATACTTTACGAACTGAATTCAAAATCAAAAATTGGTTTGAAGAAGGCTATGCTTCTCTAAATGTTTCTTCTACTTTTAGCCAAAATAATGTAAGCGGTTTTGAAACTGCTTCAAAAGGATATACTTTAGTGAATTTAGGTTTTGGTGGAACAGTAAAACTAGGCAAACATGCTTTTGATGTTAACCTAAACGGAAACAATTTATTGGATAAAAAATATATTGCTCACCTGTCAAGATTAAAAACGGACGGTATACCAAACATAGGACGAAATATTGTCCTTGGAGTTAACTTCAACTTATAA
- a CDS encoding porin family protein, producing MRLLFSCLFLVSFFNSFAQEVKPEVKPEVKPVVKIDSLYREDQFYFSVTYNLLTQIPQGLKQNKFSVGLSTGFLRDMPINKSRTVAIAAGLGLSYQNYNQNLTIAKGADGELIYDVTDYNDIKSNRYKQYMVDLPIEFRWRNSTYESYRFWRIYGGFKLSYVFSNKSLLDTGEESHKISNNPDINRLQYSVYLAVGYNTWNLYLNYGLNPLFKNVTTVSGQNINVRTLNAGLIFYIL from the coding sequence ATGCGACTACTATTTAGCTGTTTGTTTTTAGTATCGTTTTTTAATTCTTTTGCTCAGGAAGTAAAGCCGGAGGTTAAACCAGAAGTGAAACCTGTTGTTAAAATAGATTCATTGTATCGGGAAGATCAGTTTTATTTCTCCGTTACCTATAATCTTCTGACTCAGATTCCACAAGGACTTAAACAGAATAAATTCTCTGTCGGGCTTTCTACCGGTTTTCTGCGTGATATGCCAATCAATAAAAGCAGAACGGTTGCCATTGCAGCGGGTTTGGGTTTGAGTTATCAAAATTATAATCAGAACCTGACTATTGCTAAAGGAGCAGATGGTGAGTTGATTTATGACGTAACCGATTATAATGATATCAAATCAAACCGATACAAGCAGTATATGGTTGATCTTCCGATAGAATTTCGTTGGAGAAATTCGACCTACGAAAGTTATAGATTCTGGAGGATTTACGGAGGATTCAAACTGAGCTATGTTTTTTCTAATAAGTCTCTTTTAGACACCGGAGAAGAGTCTCATAAAATTTCGAACAATCCTGATATAAACAGGCTTCAGTACAGCGTATATTTGGCTGTTGGTTATAACACCTGGAATCTTTACCTCAATTATGGATTAAACCCTTTGTTTAAAAATGTAACAACGGTTTCAGGACAAAATATTAATGTAAGAACGCTGAATGCGGGATTGATTTTCTACATTTTATAG